One Campylobacter sputorum genomic window, AGTAGTAAAAACATTTATAGAAGCACTTATTCTTGTTATTGTTGTAATGTATTTTTTCCTAGGCAATGTAAGAGCTACTTTGATACCAATGCTTGCTGTTCCAGTATCGATAATAGGGGCTTTTGGCGGTATATATTTAATGGGATTTTCTATAAATATGATTACGCTTTTTGCTCTTATTTTGGCAATTGGTATTGTTGTAGATGATGCGATTATAGTTATAGAAAATGTTGAGAGAATTTTAGAAGAAGAGCCAGAACTTAGCGTAGTTGAGGCTACTGAAAAAGCTATGGGGCAGATGTTTGCACCAGTTGTTTCCATAGTTCTTGTGCTTTCTGCTGTATTTGTTCCTGTTGCTTTTATGGAGGGGTTTGTTGGAATTATACAAAAGCAATTTGCATTAACTCTAGTTGTTTCTGTGTGTATATCAGGTCTTGTTGCACTAACGCTAACTCCAGCACTTTGTGCCACAATACTTACTAAAAAAAGAGAAGAAAATTTTTGGATAGTTAAAAAATTTAATGACTTTTTTGATTTTTCTACAAATATATTTACAGCAGGTGTTGCAAAAATATTAAGACATATCATACCTTCTCTTATTTTTATTGCAATTATGCTCTTTAGTATTTATCATCTTATGAAAGTGGTTCCAGGAGGACTTGTTCCTATGGAAGATAAGGGTTCTATAATTGCGGTAACAACGCTACCACCAGCTTCAACCTTAGCAAGAACTTCCCAAAATGTTGATAATATATCAAAAGTTTTGTCGCAAGATGAAAATGTAAAATATATAAGTGCTATGATGGGATATGATCTTTTTTCTGGATCATTAAGAGAAAATGCTGCGGTAATGTTTATAAATTTCATTGATTGGTCACAAAGAACTACTCCGGAATCTTCGTCATTTTATCTAGCCGATAAATACAATAAAATGTTGTATTCAGATAAAAATTCAATGACTTTTATTATGAATCCACCTCCGATTATGGGACTTTCTGTTACCGGTGGTTTTGAAATGTATGCTCAGTCAAACAGTGGCAAAGACTATAATGAGATTGAAGTTGATATGCAAAAATTGGCACAAGCTGCAAATCAAAGACCTGAGTTAAAAATGGTAAGAACAACTTTAGATACAAATTTTCCTCAATATGAATTAACTCTTGATAGGGATAAAGTTAAAATGCTTGGAATTGATATACAAGATCTATTTTTGACTATAAATGCAAATATCGGGACTTATTATGTAAATGATTTTAACTTGATGGGAAAAACATTTAAAGTAAATTTAAGAGCAAAAAGTGAATTTAGAAATAATCCTGATGATTTTAGAATGCTTTATGTTAGAAATATCAATGGAGATATGATTCCATTAGATAATGTTGTTAGTTTAAAAAGAATTTTAGGTCCTGATAATGTTGATAGATTTAACGGATTTAGAGCTGCAAAGATTATGGGTGAGCCAAATACTGGTTATACATCCGGTCAGGCTATTAAGGCTATAAACGAAGTATTTAATGATATGTTTGATAACGAATATACTATAGGTTGGTCTGGTAGTGCTTATCAAGAAGTTCAATCTAGCGGAACTGGAACAGTTGCTTTTATTTTTGGTCTTATATTTGTTTATCTCATACTTGCAGCCCAGTATGAAAGATGGCTTATGCCAGCTGCTGTAATAACCGCAGTTCCTTTCTCGGTTTTTGGTGCTTTGTTATTTTCATATTTTGGTGGACAAAATAATGATGTTTATTTTCAAATAGGACTTTTGTTACTAATAGGACTTGCGGCTAAAAATGCTATACTTATAGTCGAGTTTGCTATGGAAGAACATAGAAATGGAAAAAGCATTTTTGAAGCTTCTATAAACGCATCAAAGATAAGATTTAGACCTATTGTTATGACATCCTTAGCTTTTACTTTGGGGGTTTTGCCAATGGTATTAAGTTCAGGTGCTGGCTCGGCTTCAAGACATGCTCTTGGAACTGGTGTTGTTGGTGGAATGATAGCAGCTTCAACAATAGCAATATTTTTTATACCAATGTTTTTTTATATTTTTGAGAGTTTTAATTCTTGGTTAGATCGTAAATTTGGTAAAAATGATAGCGATGATATAAATAAAAACAGTTCAAATTTATTAAATGATGAAAAAGTATTGCTAGAAAATAAAGGATCATCAAATGTTTAGAATTGTATTTGTTATTTTTATCACTATTTTTATATCAGGATGTTCTTTTAAGCCAGACATTCCTATACAAAAATCACCTGATTTTAATGCTAGTATAGCAAGCGTAAATATAAGTGATAAATGGTGGGAGATTTTTAATTCTAAAACTTTAAATTCTTTGGTTGATAGTGCATTAATGCATAACTCTGATTTAAATTTAGCTTTAAATTCCATAGAAAGTTCTAGGGTTGCTTTGGGCTTACAAGAACTAGAGTATCTTCCAAATGTAAATATTAGCGGTAGTGCCGTTAGGCAAAACAACTTTCCTAAGGCTGTAGATTTAAACTCTCACGGGGTTTATAGTATTGGTGCTATGTTAAATTACGAGATCGATTTGTGGGGAAGAGTTAGAAATAGTGTAGGTGCTGCTAAATCTATGTATAAATCTAGCATATATGATTATGAGAGTGCTAGGCTTAGTATAGCTTCAAATGTTGCTTATTCTTATTTTTTACTATTATCACTAAAAGCTCAAGAGAGTATCTTGCAAGATACTTTAAAAAGTTATATAAACAGCATGGAATTTAGGCAAAATCAACTAAAAGCAGGTTCTATAAGCAAGATTGTGTATTATCAAGCAAAATCACAAGTAGATTTAGCAAAATCCCAACTTGCTGAAATTTCAGATCTTTTATCTAAAGCAAATACTGCTCTTTTAATACTTACAGGAAAAAATTACGAAGAAATTTTGCATAATGATATAAATGTTGATACATCTTTAAGTTCTATTGTTGAAAACGCTAATGTTGATTTACCAGCAGGAATTAGTTCAGATATTTTACTTAAAAGACCAGATGTTGCGAGCTCTTTAGAAATTTTAAAATCAACAAATTTTTTAATAGGTGTTAGAAAGGCAGAGTATTTTCCACAAATTTCATTAACTGGAATGTTTGGTTATAGTAGTGGCGAATTTGATAGATTGTTTGTTAGTAATGCAAATACTTGGAATATAGGCGGTAGTTTGATAGGACCGCTTATAGACTTTGGTAGAACTTCTAAAAAAGTTGAACTTGCTAATCTTGAACAAAATGCTAGTTTGATAATGTATGATAAGACTGTTAAAGAGGCTTTTGGCGAAGTTAGAGATGCATTAAACAATAGAGAAAATTCTCTTAAAAAACAAGATAGTTTAAAAGAGCTTGTTGATTCTCAGACAAAGATTTATGATCTTGCTGAAACTAGATTTAATTCTGGATATAGCGATTATTTAGAACTTTTAGATGCACAAAGATATCTCCTTAATGCAAAACTTTCACTTGTTAAATCAAAGCAGGATGTGTTAAATAGTATGGTTGGAGTGTATAAGGCATTTGGTGGTGGATTTGAACTTAAAGATAAAGAAGATATAAATATCTTAAATCATAAAAATAACTAAATTTAAAAGAGCTTATAGCTCTTTTAAATTTACCAAGCTATTTATTTAAACTTTTAAAAAAATCAAGCATAATTTCTTCTGTTGTTTCCATAGCATTAATTTGTGATTGTAATCCACCCGCTAATGTAAATAACCAGTATTTATGTGCTATAACCCATTTTAGCATTTTATCTCGTTTTTCACCATCTGTAGTTGTTATTGCTACGGCTAATTTTGCTAAATTTAGCTCTTGTGTGTATATATAGGCTTGAGTGGCATCTACGCAGTATTTTGTAAATTTTTTGCTTTCGACTTCATCTTTTATAATATCTATTTCTTTTATCATATTTGCAATTTCATCATAATCTATCTCATTTTTTTTCTCTTCTAAATACAAAAGCTCAAAGTTGTCTATTTTTGGTGCAATTTCAAGAAATAATTTTTCTATTTTTGCTATTAAATCTAAGATATATTTTTTTAGTTCTTTGTATGTTTTTTCTATTTTTTTCGCATTTAGTTTGATTGTTTCATCATCAAATGGCTCTACTTTTTCTAAATGCTTTGGATTTTTGTCTGCAAATTTTTCTAACGCTTCTTTAAATGGCATTTCTATACTTCCATTTATCCTAGATCCACCTTGAGTACAATTATAAGTATTTATTTTTAAGTGTTTTGCTTCCTCTATAGCAACTTCAAAAGCTCCTCTAAACAGATTCCAAATCCATGTTGTAGCTATAAGACCAACTCCACCATATCTAAGTGTCATAATGGAGTTATTATCCACTTTTTTTTCATTTTCACCATAAATATGATTTGCCGCATGCGATTTGCCGTCATCTGAAAATGCTAAATCCTGCCCGATTAATAAAATATTTTCATGCTTTAAAAAAGCAGCTATCTCATAAGCACTATTTGCAGCAGACATTCCAATACCAACATAACCAAAATCATCCATCTCAAAAGCTCTTGTAAAGTTAAAAGGGCGCATAATTATAGATTTTTGAAAATCTTTTAAATTTACAATGCTTTGTTTGTGCGTCAATGAGGGTAGCATAAAAATGGTATCTTTTAAAAGCTCTTTATCTAAATTTAAAAAGAATCTTGATGTATATTCAACTCTTTCTATTGAAGCAACATAATCTGGTTTAATGCCGTGCTTTTGAAGTATCGGTAAAGACGCATCAATACTTATGATAGTTACATATGGAGCGTATTCTTTTAGCAAATCAAGCTGTTTTGTAAGAGATGGTCCAGTTGATACGATAACTGCTGTTTTTCTTTTTTTGCTTCTTTTTTTAATTATAGACTTAAATGGTATACTTTTTAGCATATCGGGTGTATTTTGTATGTGATGAGCTATACCAACAAGAGCATCTCTTGTATCGTTTCCGTGCGATAAAACCATCTGTTTTATAGCATTTGACATATTTTGATTTAGCGATACAATGTTGTCTTTAAATTTGTCATAATATTTTGAATGTATGTCTATATTGTAAAGTTTTACATAAGGATTTATATTTTCATCTTTTGCCAATTCATATAGTTCGTAGTAACTAACATCCATAGCATTAAAAAGCCTAAGTCTTTTTTCTTTTATATCTTTTGAAAAATCGATCAAACTAAGTGCAATATATAATAATTCTATTTGAGGCTCAAAAATAACAATAACTTTATGAGCTACATTTGTAAGAAGTGCTTTATACAATACTCCATTTCCAATACCATAAAAAAACAAGCTTGGATATCTTGAGTATTTATTTTCTATATCATTTAATTTAGCCTCTACATCATCAACTGCATGAATATATAAAAAGCCTTCGCCTGATTTTTCTACTATGTTTATGTTAATCGGATCAGATCCTGCAAATACTTCAAATTTTTCATTTGTTTTGATTTTAAAAATATTTACCGCTAATTTTGGATTTACTTTAAGCAGTGCTTCTATGTTTTTAGTGTATATATCTTTTTTTTCCTGTTTTTTACTCATTAATATAACTCCTAAATTTCTTTAATATTGTATCATAAAATGCCATTAATGTTAAAATTTTTTGAGTATAATATCGGCTTAAAACTTATTTTATTAGGATAAACTTTAAGTGAGAAATTCGATACTGCTTATAAATTTGGCATCTTTTGTTATTATAATGACAGGTCTTTATTTTGCTAAAGATATAGTAATACCGTTTTTATTAGCTATATTTTTAGCTGTATTAATATCTCCTATTATAACTTATATGCAAAAACTTAAAATCCCTCGTGCTATATCTCTTATTATTGTGTTGTTGTGTTTTTTTGGATTATTTTTTATAATTGGAAATGTAGTTGCTAAAAATATGACAAATTTTTTAACAAATTTACCAGATTTGCAATCTAAATTTATGAGTTTTTATAGTGATTTGATACTAAAATTTAGTTCATTTACGGATTATATAAGCTTTAATGAATCTCTTTTTTCTTATATCAATCCAAATAATATATTTTTAGCAACAAGTGGTGCTTTAAAATGGTCTTCTACTCTTATAAGTAAGACTTTTATAGTGCTTTTACTTTTTGTTTTTATGATAATAGAGACAAATATTTTTAAGCAAAAGGTTATTTATTTTTCAAATTTAAATTCTCAAAATAAGATTATGGTAGATAGATTTATATCTGACTTAAAAAGGTATCTTGCTATAAAAACTATATCTTCGCTTGCTACTGGTGTGCTTGTTTGGATTGTTCTTATTTATTTAAATGTCCCATATGCACCTATTTGGGGGATGGTCGCATTTTTGCTTAACTATATTCCTACGATAGGTTCTATAATAGCTTCTATTCCAGCTATTTTAATAGCATTGCTTTTAAATGGATACATAAATGCACTTTGGGTAAGTATTTTTTATCTTGTTATAAATATCAGTATAGGAAATTTTATAGAGCCTAAATTTCTTGGTGATAAACTTGGGCTTTCTACACTTGTAGTTATTTTGAGTTTGATATTTTGGGGTTTTGTGCTTGGAATAGGGGGAATGTTTCTAGCAGTTCCTCTTACAATGAGTCTTAAAATAGCGATGGATAGCAATAAAAAAACTAAATTTATATCGATATTGTTAAGCAATAAAGATTAGACTATTTTTTAGAAATTTTATTTATAAATTTTAAAAGAGTTGGAAAGATGAAATTTCTATCTAAAAAACATACCAAAGCAGCACTGAGATTACCTTCATTTATAAGTTTGAGTTCGTTGCTAATATCTGTTGTAAAATCACTTTTTAAGAGTTTAATCTTTGCTTCTTTTAGCGTTAATTTTTTGATAGGTGTTGTTTCGTTGTTTAGCATAGAAATAACATTTTTAAGTTTTTGTTGTTTTATTTGTGTTTGCATATTAAAACTTTGTAAAGTATAAAAGTAAAGGCAAATGATATTATAGCGGTTATAAATTTAGAATAAACCATCCCAACAAAAGTTTGTAATAACAAGTCTATTCCAATTATTAAAAATATAAATCCTATTAAAGATAAAAGTGTCAAAAAAACATATACTATAATATTTTTGGCACTTTTTTCAAAGGAATATCTTATCTCATCTGTTTGTGCTTCAACTAATTCGCAAAACGAAATGATAAACTCAGATATACTTGCCATTATTTCTTAAGTATCCAGCCTAAAAGTAAGCCAACGCCAAAAGTTACGGCAACACTTTTTATAGGGTCTGATTTTATTGTATCGTTGATGTTTTCAATGCCATCTTTTCCTTTTGATTTTAAGTCTTCTAATGTTTTTTTGATTTCGTCCATTTTAGATTCATCCAAAAAGCTATCTTTTGCATTTTTTGCGAAATTTTCAACTGTTTCTTTTAATGTTTTAGTAACATCTTTTAACTCTTTTTTTAAATCATCAACTTCTTTTTTTAATGATTCAATATTTGTTTCACTTGCAGCCATTTTATCTCCTTTGTGATTTAAGATTGATACATTTTATCACTTTAGATTAAAAATTTATATTAAAGATTGCAATTTTTACAAATTCCTTTTATGATGACGCTTTTTACCTTATTTACATCGCTTATAGCTGGAACTTCAATGTTTGTAATTTGTTTACAAATATCGCAAAAAAAATATGCTTTTGCCTCGTTTGCTAACTCATAATAGCTTTTATGATTATTTTCTGTTTTTATTACTATATCACTAGATTCAAAAAGCTCCATATTGCGATAAAATGTAGTTTTGTTTGCATTTATTTGCGATAAAATTTCGTCATAACTAAGAGGAGCTTTACTTGAGTTTAAAATTTTAATAATCTTTTCTCTTAGCGGTGTTGCTTTTATTTTATTGTCTTCTAAAAGTTTTTTTGCGTCCATTTCATACTCTTTTTTTGAAATGATATCTTAAAAATCTAATAATATAATAAAATTAAAATTTATAAATATATAATAATGATTTTCAAATTTACAAATATATAAAATTTAAGTTGCAACTAAGTTGCATTTTGTTAGACTTTTAGGAAAATTTTTAAGGAGAACAGATGAAAAAAGCGTTGATGTTTTTGCTATTTGGTGCCAGTTTTTTGCTTGCAAAACCTATAGTAACTGCAAGTATATTGCCAACTAAATACTTTGTAGAACAAATTGCAGGTAATACTATAGATGTAAATGTTATGGTAGGAAAAGGTGCAGATCCGCACACTTATGAACCAAAACCAGCACAGATGAAAAATCTTGAAAAAAGCACTTTGTATTTTGCAGTAGGCATTGATTTTGAGCATACTTGGCTTGATAGATTTAAAAAATCTTATCCAAATTTGATTATAGTAAATACTTCTGATGGTATAGAAAAAATTCAAATGGCGTCTCACGGACATGAACATCATGATCACGAAGCACATCATGATGAAAAGCATGAAGACCATGACCACGAAGCAGATCATAAGCATGACGATCACGAAGCACATGAAGAACACCATCACCATCATCACGATGGATTAGATCCGCATATATGGCTTGACCCTATTCTTGTAAAAACTCAAGCTAAAACCATAGCAGATGCTCTTATTAAAGCTTTTCCTGAAAACAAAGATTTGTATAGCAAAAATTTAGATAAATTTATTGCAAATCTTGATAATTTGGATAAATTTATAGAAAACGAACTAAAAAATGTTAAAAATAGATCTTTTATAGTCTATCATCCATCTTGGGGATATTTTGCAAAAAGATATAATTTAGTGCAAATTCCTATAGAGATTGAGGGAAAAGAGCCAAAAATAGCTGATTTAAAAGAGCTTATAAAAGAAGTTAAAGAAGAAAATATCAAAGTTATATTTGTTGCACCGCAGTTTTCTAAAAAATCTGCAAATTTA contains:
- a CDS encoding metal ABC transporter solute-binding protein, Zn/Mn family, whose protein sequence is MKKALMFLLFGASFLLAKPIVTASILPTKYFVEQIAGNTIDVNVMVGKGADPHTYEPKPAQMKNLEKSTLYFAVGIDFEHTWLDRFKKSYPNLIIVNTSDGIEKIQMASHGHEHHDHEAHHDEKHEDHDHEADHKHDDHEAHEEHHHHHHDGLDPHIWLDPILVKTQAKTIADALIKAFPENKDLYSKNLDKFIANLDNLDKFIENELKNVKNRSFIVYHPSWGYFAKRYNLVQIPIEIEGKEPKIADLKELIKEVKEENIKVIFVAPQFSKKSANLIAKETNASVVEIDQLPQNWEESMKQTAIVFAKSL
- a CDS encoding efflux RND transporter permease subunit, with product MFSKFFIHRPVFACVISIVIVIAGIISLKALPVEEYPQLTPPQIVVHAVYPGADAQTIADTVAAPLEDAINGVENMIYMQSTSSSSGVMKLSVYFKIGTDPQEATVNVNNRVRSAEAQLPQEVKRNGITAFERSTSILSVITVFDPNKDMDIVEINNYATINIVESLKRVPGVGEAVVIGEKDYSIRIWLKPDLMQKYAITTTDIINSIREQNSQFAAGKLGEAPLSTDNPYVLSIKPEGRLKSIKEFENIIIRSDNDGSMLRLKDLADIEFGAQNYTFEGKMNGVPAAPILIFLQNDANALATSQAVKAELERLSKSFPGTLTYNIPYNTTDFIQVSINEVVKTFIEALILVIVVMYFFLGNVRATLIPMLAVPVSIIGAFGGIYLMGFSINMITLFALILAIGIVVDDAIIVIENVERILEEEPELSVVEATEKAMGQMFAPVVSIVLVLSAVFVPVAFMEGFVGIIQKQFALTLVVSVCISGLVALTLTPALCATILTKKREENFWIVKKFNDFFDFSTNIFTAGVAKILRHIIPSLIFIAIMLFSIYHLMKVVPGGLVPMEDKGSIIAVTTLPPASTLARTSQNVDNISKVLSQDENVKYISAMMGYDLFSGSLRENAAVMFINFIDWSQRTTPESSSFYLADKYNKMLYSDKNSMTFIMNPPPIMGLSVTGGFEMYAQSNSGKDYNEIEVDMQKLAQAANQRPELKMVRTTLDTNFPQYELTLDRDKVKMLGIDIQDLFLTINANIGTYYVNDFNLMGKTFKVNLRAKSEFRNNPDDFRMLYVRNINGDMIPLDNVVSLKRILGPDNVDRFNGFRAAKIMGEPNTGYTSGQAIKAINEVFNDMFDNEYTIGWSGSAYQEVQSSGTGTVAFIFGLIFVYLILAAQYERWLMPAAVITAVPFSVFGALLFSYFGGQNNDVYFQIGLLLLIGLAAKNAILIVEFAMEEHRNGKSIFEASINASKIRFRPIVMTSLAFTLGVLPMVLSSGAGSASRHALGTGVVGGMIAASTIAIFFIPMFFYIFESFNSWLDRKFGKNDSDDINKNSSNLLNDEKVLLENKGSSNV
- a CDS encoding DUF883 family protein; this encodes MAASETNIESLKKEVDDLKKELKDVTKTLKETVENFAKNAKDSFLDESKMDEIKKTLEDLKSKGKDGIENINDTIKSDPIKSVAVTFGVGLLLGWILKK
- a CDS encoding Fur family transcriptional regulator translates to MDAKKLLEDNKIKATPLREKIIKILNSSKAPLSYDEILSQINANKTTFYRNMELFESSDIVIKTENNHKSYYELANEAKAYFFCDICKQITNIEVPAISDVNKVKSVIIKGICKNCNL
- a CDS encoding AI-2E family transporter codes for the protein MRNSILLINLASFVIIMTGLYFAKDIVIPFLLAIFLAVLISPIITYMQKLKIPRAISLIIVLLCFFGLFFIIGNVVAKNMTNFLTNLPDLQSKFMSFYSDLILKFSSFTDYISFNESLFSYINPNNIFLATSGALKWSSTLISKTFIVLLLFVFMIIETNIFKQKVIYFSNLNSQNKIMVDRFISDLKRYLAIKTISSLATGVLVWIVLIYLNVPYAPIWGMVAFLLNYIPTIGSIIASIPAILIALLLNGYINALWVSIFYLVINISIGNFIEPKFLGDKLGLSTLVVILSLIFWGFVLGIGGMFLAVPLTMSLKIAMDSNKKTKFISILLSNKD
- a CDS encoding motility associated factor glycosyltransferase family protein, which translates into the protein MSKKQEKKDIYTKNIEALLKVNPKLAVNIFKIKTNEKFEVFAGSDPININIVEKSGEGFLYIHAVDDVEAKLNDIENKYSRYPSLFFYGIGNGVLYKALLTNVAHKVIVIFEPQIELLYIALSLIDFSKDIKEKRLRLFNAMDVSYYELYELAKDENINPYVKLYNIDIHSKYYDKFKDNIVSLNQNMSNAIKQMVLSHGNDTRDALVGIAHHIQNTPDMLKSIPFKSIIKKRSKKRKTAVIVSTGPSLTKQLDLLKEYAPYVTIISIDASLPILQKHGIKPDYVASIERVEYTSRFFLNLDKELLKDTIFMLPSLTHKQSIVNLKDFQKSIIMRPFNFTRAFEMDDFGYVGIGMSAANSAYEIAAFLKHENILLIGQDLAFSDDGKSHAANHIYGENEKKVDNNSIMTLRYGGVGLIATTWIWNLFRGAFEVAIEEAKHLKINTYNCTQGGSRINGSIEMPFKEALEKFADKNPKHLEKVEPFDDETIKLNAKKIEKTYKELKKYILDLIAKIEKLFLEIAPKIDNFELLYLEEKKNEIDYDEIANMIKEIDIIKDEVESKKFTKYCVDATQAYIYTQELNLAKLAVAITTTDGEKRDKMLKWVIAHKYWLFTLAGGLQSQINAMETTEEIMLDFFKSLNK
- a CDS encoding efflux transporter outer membrane subunit, which produces MFRIVFVIFITIFISGCSFKPDIPIQKSPDFNASIASVNISDKWWEIFNSKTLNSLVDSALMHNSDLNLALNSIESSRVALGLQELEYLPNVNISGSAVRQNNFPKAVDLNSHGVYSIGAMLNYEIDLWGRVRNSVGAAKSMYKSSIYDYESARLSIASNVAYSYFLLLSLKAQESILQDTLKSYINSMEFRQNQLKAGSISKIVYYQAKSQVDLAKSQLAEISDLLSKANTALLILTGKNYEEILHNDINVDTSLSSIVENANVDLPAGISSDILLKRPDVASSLEILKSTNFLIGVRKAEYFPQISLTGMFGYSSGEFDRLFVSNANTWNIGGSLIGPLIDFGRTSKKVELANLEQNASLIMYDKTVKEAFGEVRDALNNRENSLKKQDSLKELVDSQTKIYDLAETRFNSGYSDYLELLDAQRYLLNAKLSLVKSKQDVLNSMVGVYKAFGGGFELKDKEDINILNHKNN